TCGTTGACATAGCTAATCCGGCTCCATTGACCATGCAACCAACATTCCCATCGAGTTTGACATAACTCAATCCGTATTCGGTTGCTTCGACTTCAGCCGGATCTTCTTCATTAAAATCTCTCATCTCAGCAATATTTTTATGACGGTAAAGAGCATTATCATCGAATCCCATTTTGGCATCGAGTGCCATAAATTTGTTTTCGGAGGTTAAAACCAGGGGATTGATCTCAACTAAACTGGCATCGTTAGAAATATAGGCATTATATAAAGCTTTGGCAAATTTGGAAAAATCCTTGCTTTGCTCTTTAGTGAGTTCCAATCCAAAAGACAGTTCACGAGCATGAAATCCCTGAAAACCGGTTAAAGGATCGATTTCTGTTTTGATGATCTTTTCCGGTGTTTCTGCAGCTACTTTTTCAATTTCCACTCCACCTTCGGTCGAAGCCATCATGACAGGTAATTCTTTAGCTCGATCCAGAACCATACCCAAATAGTATTCTTTGGCAATGTTTACCGTATTTTCAAGATAAACTTTTTGTACGATTTTTCCAGCAGGACCGGTTTGGTGAGTAACGAGTTTCATTCCCAACATTTCTTTTACAATTTTTTCTACTTCCTCGACAGTTTTCGCAAATTTAACTCCTCCGCCTTTTCCTCTACCTCCGGCGTGAACTTGAGCTTTTATCACCCAATCACTTCCACCCAATTCTTCAGCAGCTTTCCCAGCATCTTCAACTTTATCGATCATAATTCCATTTTGAACTGCTACTCCGAATTCTTTAAGGATTTCTTTTGCCTGGTACTCGTGAATGTTCATTAAACCTCCGATATTTATAACATTTTTAGTAAAAAATTAATCTAAAAAAAGTTCCCTGATATTTCCAAGAAACAAAAGGAATTTCTCCAACAAAAAGTTAGAAAATTCCTGAAATATATGCGGGAACTAATTTTTATTTTGCTTTATAAATGCAAGGATTTTTTGATAAAATCAGTTAATTTTTTGTTCTTCAATTATTTTCTTCGTTATTTTCGGAATTGCAGCTTCCACTTCAGGAGTACATTTTTCAGATAAAGTCTCAGTATCTGAAACTTCGACGGCATAAATTTCAATCTCGGTTGGTAATTCATCACCATGTTTTTTAATAATCTCAAATGCTTCAAAGAGGCTGATATCATGCGGTTGGGAATGGTGTTTTGTTTTAAAGTCGTCGAATGAATATTTGTGCAGAGTTCCGGGTTTGGCATTCCCGGTTTTGATAGAATCGATCAGGATCAGCTTTTCGTAACCGATTATCTCATCGATAACTCTGAAGCCGGCAGCACCGGCTTCGAGTATGTCGATATTTTTGCACTTCTTTTTTATTTCCTGCGCAATCCTTATTCCAACTCCGTCATCGCAGAGAATTGTGTTTCCAAGTCCAAGTACGAGTGTTTTCATAAAAAATAAATTATCTTAGCAAGATTCGAGTCGTAATGACCGCAGGGAATGCGACTCGGAAATTGCGCCAGTCTGACAACTGTTCTTCCCGATAAAGCGGGACACTCCCTTTGGTCTTTGGTCGTTATAATTCGAGTCGGTTTTAGACGATTGAACTCGACTCGCACTTCATTACGAGTCGAGTTCAGTCTAGATCAATCTCTCTTGATTTTTTTGATGATCTCTCTGTTTTTGTCACGAATATTCACGATCAGCGGCATTTTCCCGGGAAGAGAATGAGTTGCACAAGCCAGACACGGATCATAAGGTCGGAATGCCATTTCCACCATATTCAGCAGTCCGTCATCAACCTTTCCGTTCTTGATCAGGTTCTTCGCAGCTTTGGCAATGGACATGGAAATAGCAGCAGAATTATTTACAGTGGCAACGATCAGGTTAACGCCTGAAACCATTCCATTTTCATCGGTTTTATAATGATGGAACAAAGTTCCGCGAGGAGCTTCGATGACACCAACACCTTCATCCGGAGTTTCTGTCGGAAGATTCCTGATATCCGGATTAGTAATGAACTTATCTTCAAGCAGCTGCACCATCTCCTCACAAACATACATAACTTCGATCAACCTTGCCCAGTGGAAGGCAAGTGTATGATGAGAGGGTTTACCGAGAGTCTCGAACATTTTTTCATATTCGGCTTGAGCAAGGGGAGTTTTCATTCCGTCCGCAACATTAAGTCGGGCCAGAGGAGCAACACGATAAACACCGCTGTCGATTCCATCCTCGAAACCTTTCCAACCTACATTTTTCAGGTATGGAAATTTGATATAACTCCAGGGTTCGACATGCTCGACAATATGATCGAGATAATCTTTTCCTGCAAATTTTACATATTCCTTACCGGTTGGATCGACAACCCGAACCATTCCGTCGTACAAATCTTCTTTGTTATTTTCATCGACCAAACCCATATAATAAGTTTGATGCTGGAAAATATCTCCTACGATCAAATCGAGATAAGTATCGTTTTTCAGAACTATATCATTAAAAACCTGTAAACAGAACTTGGAAAATTCGACACTATCTTTAGCAACTTTCAGAAATGCCTGTCTCTGATCTTCTGCCAGACCTTTGGAAATTCCGCCGGGCAATCCGCAAACAGGATGAATAACTCTTCCACCAAGATGAGTGATAATGCTTCGCAATCTTCTTCGCATATCGATGACTTTTTTCCCGATCTCGACACCAACCTTACCGATAACTCCCAAAATATTTCTTTCTCCTGCCGGAGCATTCGGTCCAACTACAAAATCGGGACCTCCGAGGAAAAAGAAATGCAGTAAATGATCTTCTGCCATAAAGGCATCATAGATAAGGCGGCGTAATTTGAGAGCAGTTTCTGTTGGTTTTACATGATAAACAGCATCGAGAGCTTTGGTAGAACACATGTGATGGGTTGTCGGACAAACACCGCAAATACGAGGAGTTATTCTCGCCAGTTCTTCCACCGGTCTGCCCACACAGAATTGTTCAAAACCTTTCAGTTCGGGAACTTGCAAATAGGCATTTTTTACATTGCCGTCATCATCCAGGAAAATTTCTATTTTCCCGTGACCTTCTAACCTGGTAATTGGATCTATTGATATTTTTTTTGCCATTTTATTTATCCTCCTTTGCAGGATTGTTCATTCTTTTTCTTCTTAATAACGAGGTAGGAAGAGAAAAGCGATAGAAATATCCAGCCGGATCAACAACCTGGTTCATAAGTTTTTCCACATCCTCATCGCTCATATTTTCTTCATTTTCGAGACCCAGGATCGAAGCAAGAGCTGAAATCATTTTTCCGCCGACATCCTTAACTTCCGTTGGAGGTCCGTAACAACCGCGGCAGGGCATATTAGCGGTTATACATCTTCCGCTTCCTTCTTCTGTACAGCCTGCCCTGGTAATTGGGCCTAAACAAATTATTCCTTCAGCAAGGAAACATTTTTCAGGATCTGCGATCACTTCGGAAATCCTTTTGATCTGGCTTATAGACATTTTTTCCGGTTTGGTTTCATTACGGTCACAAACATCGCATAAGGTTTTTTCCGGTGCCAGCACAGTTCCTTTTTCCGGTAATTCTCCGGAGAGGATGGCTTCAATCGCCTGCATTGTTAAATAGGGAGCAGGAGAACATCCTGGAAGATAATAATCGACATCTATTACTTGATCTAGACTTTTTACAGTATTATGGAAAGCAGGTAATTCCAATTCTCCTTCCGGAACTTCAGTAACAGTCTGCGGAACAACAAAGTCGGGATTATCGACAGAGGGGCAACCTTTTCCATAAGAAGATTCAAAAATGGTTTTTCTATCCCAGAAATTAGCTAAACCTGGAATTCCACCCAGATGGGAGCAAGCTCCAAAAGCAACAACGAGCAGAGATTTCTTCCTTAAAAGTTTTGCCATCTCTTCCTGCTCATCGGTTCGGATGGCTCCATTTATAAAGGCAACGGTAATCTCTTTGTCTTCCATATCACGGACATCCTGGTATTTGAAATCCATAGCACAGGGCCAGAAAACAATATCGACCAATTCGACTACTTTCAGAATATCTTCATTAAGGTCAACTATTGCTTCCTCACAACCTCCGCAGGATGCACACCAATAAAACGCTACTTTAGGCTTCGGCATAATCTACTCCTTCTAATATATTTAATTCGGATAAAGGACCTAATTGTTTGATCGTTTCAGCCATCTCATTGGCGACTTTGGCAAACTTTTCTCCTTCACTCGCACTGACCCAGTCTAATCTAACTCTATCCTGTTCGATCCCGAATTGCTTCAAAGTTTTTTTCAAAAGATTTACCCTTCGGATAGTTTTGTAATTTCCCTTTTTGTAGTGACAATCTCCCGGATGACATCCCAAAATCAAGACACCGCTTGCTCCTTCTTTGAAAGCCTGTATTACAAATTGAGGTTCTACTCTACCACTGCACATAACCTTGATAACTCGAACATTTGCCGGACATTCCAGACGGGCATTTCCAGCTTTGTCTGCACCTTCATAAGAACACCAGTTACAAAGAAATGTCACGATCGTTAATTTTTTGTCTTTCATTTTGCCACCTCCCTGATTTCAGCAGATATTTGTTCCATCGTGAAATTCCAGGCTTTTGCTGCACCGGTTGGACAAGCTGCGACACAAGTTCCGCAACCCCTACAGAGTGTGTCATCGATAATTGAAATGTTTTTCTCCGCATCTCGATGGATAGCATAAAAGGGACATAATCCGATACAGGTGTTGCATCCACAACAAATATCTTCATTGATTTCTGCTACTATCGGTTCTAATTCCAGTTTTTCTCCAAGCATTAACCGCGAAAGTATTTTTCCTGCAGCTGCGCTTCCCTGAGATACCGAATCTCCTATATCCTTTGGTCCCTGACAGGTTCCGGCAATAAAAATACCTTCGAGAGGCGCACCAAAAGGTTTCATCAGGATATGCTCTTCTTCGAAAAAGCCATGTTCGTCCAGAGGTATATCAAGAAGTTTAGCTAATTTATCAATGTCATTACTAGGTTCGATAGGAGGTGCAAGAACAACCATGTCAACTGCCTTGCTTTTCAGTGAAGATTCTGTCTTGTATTTAACGATGAGTTTTTTCCCGTCATGATCGACATATTCGGTACCATCGCTCCTGATAAATTCAACTCCTTTATCAAGAACTTTCTCAAATACTTTCTGATCCTCTTTTTTAGGAAGACATAGGTCCGAATAAAAACTATAAATTTTCACATTCGGTAATTTTTCCTTAACATGATGTGCCATAGCGCTCATATACATACAGCAAATTCCCGAGCAGTATCCAATCTCTTTCCTGCCGACGCAATATATGAATGCTATAGACTCCGGTTCCTGTCCGTTCTTTAAGAGGACCTTACCACTTGTAGGACCATTTGATGCATTTAATCTCTCTAATTGGATTGCTGATAAGACATTGTCATATTTCCCAAATCCGAATTGTGGATATTGAGCTGGATTAACAAGTTTTGAGCCGATTGCCAGGACGATAGCACCTACACTTCTTTCAATTACCTCATCCTTATCCTCGAAGTTTATAGCACCAAAGGCACAAGCCTGTTCACAGGCATTACATTCTTTACCATTCAAATGCAGACAATTTAATCTATCTATTACAGGTACATTAGGAAGGGCACCGGGATAAGGAATATAGATCGCTTTTCTATCGGATAATCCTCCATTCAGCTGATTCGGGATTTCAACCGGACAAGGTTCGAAACAAGCACTGCAGCCGATACAAGCTTCTTCGCTAACATATCTTGCTTTTCGTCTGATCTTAACAGTAAAATTCCCAAAAGAGCCGACAATCTCTTCGACTTCGCTGAAGGTTAGTGTTTCAACATTCTCTTTTTGAAGAACCTCTTGAAGTTCGGGAGCTAACATACAGGGAGCACATTCCATAGTTTGATACACTTCTTCAACTTTTCCACAGACTCCAGCGATGCAGGGACTCTTTTCAACAAGATAAACTTTTCTAAATTGAGCAGATTCTCTGGGCTTGGTTTCTCCGGATTCATCCTCTTCAACGAGGATTATCTTCCTTCCTTTTGAGGTTAGAGTAAGCGTTGCTTCCAATCCTGCTACTCCACCACCTACGACCAGAACATCTGGTTTAACTTCGATTTCTTTCCGTTCAATAGGTTCTTGAAGAGACACCCTTTTTATTGCTGCTAAACAGAGTTTTCTGGCTTTCTCGGTAGCCAGAGCTTTATCCGGAGTAACCCAGGCAACCTGTTCCCGGATGTTTGTCATTTGGAAAAGGAATGGATTAATACCTGCTTCTTCACAAGTATC
The Candidatus Cloacimonadota bacterium genome window above contains:
- a CDS encoding hydrogenase maturation protease encodes the protein MKTLVLGLGNTILCDDGVGIRIAQEIKKKCKNIDILEAGAAGFRVIDEIIGYEKLILIDSIKTGNAKPGTLHKYSFDDFKTKHHSQPHDISLFEAFEIIKKHGDELPTEIEIYAVEVSDTETLSEKCTPEVEAAIPKITKKIIEEQKIN
- a CDS encoding ADP-forming succinate--CoA ligase subunit beta, translating into MNIHEYQAKEILKEFGVAVQNGIMIDKVEDAGKAAEELGGSDWVIKAQVHAGGRGKGGGVKFAKTVEEVEKIVKEMLGMKLVTHQTGPAGKIVQKVYLENTVNIAKEYYLGMVLDRAKELPVMMASTEGGVEIEKVAAETPEKIIKTEIDPLTGFQGFHARELSFGLELTKEQSKDFSKFAKALYNAYISNDASLVEINPLVLTSENKFMALDAKMGFDDNALYRHKNIAEMRDFNEEDPAEVEATEYGLSYVKLDGNVGCMVNGAGLAMSTMDIIKLKGGYPANFLDVGGKASANTVAKGFEIILKDPNVKAILVNIFGGIVRCDRIANGIIEATKKTEVKVPIVVRLDGTNATEASKILEKSSLTNIITASDLADAAGKAVKSAKGVQ
- a CDS encoding CoB--CoM heterodisulfide reductase iron-sulfur subunit A family protein gives rise to the protein MQERIGVFVCRCGPNIGDKIYVDSIVNDLKNIESVVTAKSHNLPCSKEGLEFIKDEIKKGELTRIVVAGCTPKMYEQKFMDTCEEAGINPFLFQMTNIREQVAWVTPDKALATEKARKLCLAAIKRVSLQEPIERKEIEVKPDVLVVGGGVAGLEATLTLTSKGRKIILVEEDESGETKPRESAQFRKVYLVEKSPCIAGVCGKVEEVYQTMECAPCMLAPELQEVLQKENVETLTFSEVEEIVGSFGNFTVKIRRKARYVSEEACIGCSACFEPCPVEIPNQLNGGLSDRKAIYIPYPGALPNVPVIDRLNCLHLNGKECNACEQACAFGAINFEDKDEVIERSVGAIVLAIGSKLVNPAQYPQFGFGKYDNVLSAIQLERLNASNGPTSGKVLLKNGQEPESIAFIYCVGRKEIGYCSGICCMYMSAMAHHVKEKLPNVKIYSFYSDLCLPKKEDQKVFEKVLDKGVEFIRSDGTEYVDHDGKKLIVKYKTESSLKSKAVDMVVLAPPIEPSNDIDKLAKLLDIPLDEHGFFEEEHILMKPFGAPLEGIFIAGTCQGPKDIGDSVSQGSAAAGKILSRLMLGEKLELEPIVAEINEDICCGCNTCIGLCPFYAIHRDAEKNISIIDDTLCRGCGTCVAACPTGAAKAWNFTMEQISAEIREVAK
- a CDS encoding oxidoreductase: MPKPKVAFYWCASCGGCEEAIVDLNEDILKVVELVDIVFWPCAMDFKYQDVRDMEDKEITVAFINGAIRTDEQEEMAKLLRKKSLLVVAFGACSHLGGIPGLANFWDRKTIFESSYGKGCPSVDNPDFVVPQTVTEVPEGELELPAFHNTVKSLDQVIDVDYYLPGCSPAPYLTMQAIEAILSGELPEKGTVLAPEKTLCDVCDRNETKPEKMSISQIKRISEVIADPEKCFLAEGIICLGPITRAGCTEEGSGRCITANMPCRGCYGPPTEVKDVGGKMISALASILGLENEENMSDEDVEKLMNQVVDPAGYFYRFSLPTSLLRRKRMNNPAKEDK
- a CDS encoding hydrogenase iron-sulfur subunit, whose product is MKDKKLTIVTFLCNWCSYEGADKAGNARLECPANVRVIKVMCSGRVEPQFVIQAFKEGASGVLILGCHPGDCHYKKGNYKTIRRVNLLKKTLKQFGIEQDRVRLDWVSASEGEKFAKVANEMAETIKQLGPLSELNILEGVDYAEA
- a CDS encoding Ni/Fe hydrogenase subunit alpha translates to MAKKISIDPITRLEGHGKIEIFLDDDGNVKNAYLQVPELKGFEQFCVGRPVEELARITPRICGVCPTTHHMCSTKALDAVYHVKPTETALKLRRLIYDAFMAEDHLLHFFFLGGPDFVVGPNAPAGERNILGVIGKVGVEIGKKVIDMRRRLRSIITHLGGRVIHPVCGLPGGISKGLAEDQRQAFLKVAKDSVEFSKFCLQVFNDIVLKNDTYLDLIVGDIFQHQTYYMGLVDENNKEDLYDGMVRVVDPTGKEYVKFAGKDYLDHIVEHVEPWSYIKFPYLKNVGWKGFEDGIDSGVYRVAPLARLNVADGMKTPLAQAEYEKMFETLGKPSHHTLAFHWARLIEVMYVCEEMVQLLEDKFITNPDIRNLPTETPDEGVGVIEAPRGTLFHHYKTDENGMVSGVNLIVATVNNSAAISMSIAKAAKNLIKNGKVDDGLLNMVEMAFRPYDPCLACATHSLPGKMPLIVNIRDKNREIIKKIKRD